A region from the Triticum urartu cultivar G1812 chromosome 1, Tu2.1, whole genome shotgun sequence genome encodes:
- the LOC125538022 gene encoding protein HEAT INTOLERANT 4-like, which produces MPEAEHFAERRNLEDLWLSAFPIGTEWENIDKIKEFNWNFQNLEKALEEGGELYGKTVYLFANTEPQQLHVNGEQKIVLVRTVVAVDCPCAPSDKVGINSVQRAYEEILPMRAMKMSWVPYVPLEDRLSRIEGLKTKIFTLHCSQRRSALKHLKTEQVKKFDYCMPYYMPLISPEEDQDTTVDIIYPLERPEFTDDLVKAEELPEDEREKFKEFVKEKVRERKRELKQAKEARKEAIDNMDPEKKKAFENIKFYKFYPVNALDAPDLSIQKADYINRYFMKAHKQS; this is translated from the exons ATGCCCGAGGCGGAGCACTTCGCCGAGAGGCGGAATCTG GAGGATCTTTGGTTGTCGGCCTTCCCCATTGGAACCGAG TGGGAAAACATTGACAAGATAAAGGAGTTCAACTGGAACTTTCAAAATCTAGAG AAAGCTCTAGAAGAAGGGGGAGAGCTGTATGGGAAGACAGTTTACTTATTTGCAAACACCGAAC CTCAGCAATTGCATGTTAACGGCGAACAGAAGATAGTACTTGTTCGTACTGTAGTCGCT GTTGATTGTCCTTGCGCCCCGTCAGATAAAGTTGGTATAAATTCTGTCCAAAGGGCATATGAAGAAATACTACCAATGAGAGCAATGAAGATGTCCTGGGTGCCCTATGTTCCACTCGAGGACCG GCTCAGCAGGATTGAGGGTTTGAAAACAAAAATATTCACTCTTCATTGCTCCCAGCGAAG GTCTGCACTGAAGCATCTGAAAACTGAGCAAGTCAAGAAGTTTGACTACTGCATGCCAT ATTATATGCCGCTTATTTCTCCTGAAGAGGACCAAGATACAACTGTCGATATCATATATCCTCTAGAACGCCCG GAGTTTACTGACGACCTAGTTAAAGCTGAGGAATTGCCAGAGGATGAGAGAGAAAAATTTAAG GAATTCGTAAAGGAGAAGGTTAGAGAAAGGAAGCGCGAGCTGAAACAG GCCAAAGAAGCCAGAAAAGAAGCTATTGATAACATGGACCCTGAGAAAAAGAAGGCGTTTGAAAACATCAAATTTTACAAATTTTATCCTGTAAATGCCCTGGACGCTCCTGATTTAAGCATACAAAAG GCAGATTACATCAATAGATATTTTATGAAGGCGCACAAACAGAGTTGA